TCATCTCCAGCTTGATCAGTTCGGCGGATGGCATGCTGAGGAAGAAGCCTTCCAGATAGGAGCCGTTGAATTCCTCGAGCAATTTCCTCGTCACTGGCGCTCCAATCGCCTCGATGGGCTTCTCCTCCAGATACAGCTGCAGATCCTGGGCGGGCACACCGTTGAGCGTCACCTCGTAGTGCAGATTGCACTCGTTGTCAATGGACATCCAGGCCATGCCGACGGCATGTGGATTCTGTGCATCCGTGTGCTCCTGTCGCTTCAGCAGAATGGGTTCCGCCGAGTCCCGAGCATCGGCCACTGGACGGGGCACTAGGCGGCCACGGATCAGGCTCGTCTCATGCTCGGTGGCCACATTAACGCCCAGTTCGCCGGCATAGAGCGACTCGAGGACCTTGGGACCCAACTTCTCCACACTACCAATGGCCTGGTTGAAGTTGAAGCTCGGCGTCAGATCCTCCAGCTTGGCCTTCCGCTTGCCCTGCTCCTCAATCAAACTGATGTTGGGCCTATCCCGGGTGTTCACGTGCTCCGTTTCGATGTTGTAGGCCAGAGATCCATCGGTGTTCAAGTAGACCCACGCCAAACCGCTGCTCTTGGTCGAGGATTCGGCACTGTGCGGCGCCAGCAGGGTCTGGAAGATTTCGCAGCTGGCTCGGGTCACGATGTGTCCCTGGATGCGCAGATGTGGGTACTTCTTGGACTCCACGGTCAGCAGGAGTTTGCCACGCGACATCAGTCGAAGATTCTGTATGGAAATGGGCGACGACAGCTCCAGGACATTGATCTCGGCAGAGGGTTTGCGCACACGTGGAATCTCATCGAAGATCACCTCCTTCCGTTCTGCCAGCTCAATTTTCACACTCAGTGCTGCATCGGCGTACTCCTCGGCACCAAAGACACCATTGAAGACCAGGGTGAGATGCATCGATGAGGCGGCACCGCTGCTGGTGGACACGATCGCTGTGCCACCGGCTCCGGCCAGCTGGGGATCCGTTTTGCCATCGGGAAGTGGTGCCTCCAGTAGCGAACTGAACAACTCCGTCTGCAGGGCCGTGTATTTGGCCACCTTTCCGGCCAGAGCCAACTCGGCCTGCTGTTTGTTGCCCCAGAGGAGGACAACATGGAGACGATCGTCGCGCAGAATGCGCTTGTAATCACGTGGAACTCGTCGCCAGACACCGCAGATCTTGCCCGTGGCATTCTGATAGACACTGAGAGTGCCCGCCAAGGTGGTCTCCAGTTGATGCTCCTCCAGGATAACACCCGCATCATCAACGAATTGAATGGCACGCGGACGACCGATTCGCGATGAGGTGTAGAAGGAGTAGTATAGATTCTTCTTGTGGAACAGGAAACGGGCGGTGGCCACCACATTCTGCGGATTGTAGGTGGTGTACATGGACTTCATTTCCTCACCCTTGAGGAAATAGGAGGTGCGGCCCGTTAGCAACGCAGCGTAATCTATAAATAGGGTTCAAATGGAAGGTGGAGATAATCCAGGTGTTAGATAAGCACAATAGTTCTcttgttaattaaatgtagGAGTTGGTGAATGGGATTACAATTTCCCGCAGGATTTGGCGGCTTCTACTGGGATCTGGGTGGGTGTCCGGTACTTTTGTACTTACGTTTCATGTTGCGCTCTTCCTCTTCATTGGGCACGGGCACATCCAAGGCTACATCCGTATCTGAAAGATGGAGGGAATACAAATAGAGAATAAGATGATGCTGGGCGATAAGGTACGACCTTAAATGGAATTTAGATAGCAACAAATGCTTCAAAGCAACCGAACCGCCGCCAGCCATtcaccatccatccatccatccttccatccagccagccagccagccaaccaacTATCCATCCACAATTTGTGGACACAATTCCGGCATTCAACCAAAATTCCAGTTGAATGGGTGAATGGTGAATGGCTGAATGGACGAATGCCAGGGGATCATCATGAATGGCAATGCAACTATCAGGTAGAGATCCCACCTCCGAACTAAGACCTTCCATTTCCACCTCTCGCTTCCACCCAGGTGGCATTCATTAATCGTGCATAAATTGAGGGCAGGTAGAAGGTAGAGTTTCTCGAACGGGAAGTCTAACCTACATCTAACTAGGGAAGTGCTTTGTATTTGAGCGGACTCTGGGGTTCTGAATTCCCGGAATCCACATGACACGCTCATTTGGCGTGAAAGTGGGTGGACACATTTCCGCTGTCCCGCTGATTGACACCAACGGCAGAGTCTGCGCATAAATCACCATCATCGAATCGAAATCAGCATCGGAtttggaatcggaatcgaaatcCGAATCGAAGAATCTCAGTCAGTTCGTTAGAAGTGGCAGTTCAGCGACAAAAGCTGATTAAAGATGGAGAAGCTGAGGAGGGACGACTGCGGCTCTAAAGCTGAAGACTGGACCTCTGATTCGATGATGCCGCATTGGCATTTCGATTATTTTATGCTGCTCCTTCTTCTTCAACTCAAATCCCCGGACTTTAAGccgcaaaaaaataaaaataaggagaaataaagaaaaagatatatacgaaaaaaaaaaaatcaaggaaaaAGGGAATGAACTGAAAGAGAACTTCGGCCCGGCATCGCATAATGAAGGGCGACAAATCTGACACCTTGTATAGCATTTTATTGAGAGCCCCGCCGCACCAGGGTCtcttcctcctcttcctcttccACATCCTCTTAGTCTTCCCCCTGCCCTTTGtcgtctgctgctgctgctgctgttgctgcttcttctcCTCGGCGGCTTCTGCCGTCCGATCTTATCGCCTGATCTTAATACGAGCCACTTCGCCAGCCAGCTagccatccagccagccatccagtcagccagccagttTTGGCTTTAGACTGGGCTTTTTTCCCTGCCCCCAACTTCTCGAATCGCTTCTCGccttttcttttcaatttgtgGCTCTACATTCTTGGGGCTTATTGGTGGTGTCTTCTCCACGGCGTCGCAGGCATCTCTGCCCTTGAATCGCGCTTGCAGatgaatgaaattttcattttttttttttcttatttcgtAGGTCTTTGCTGTAAGCCAAGATAAATGAGTTTTGGTGCGCACAAAGACGACGACACGTCGAGCAGTGCGCAGTGGATGGGGTTACCCCTTGAGCGGACAAACGAACTGGCGGACAAATGGACAGTGGGACAGATGCAGAGGGGGGGGTATGAGCCGACAAAGCCGCGACCGAAAGACAAACGACACCTCGGCATTGACTCAACGCTTTGGTATGTGGGGCCGGCCCCAAAAGAATCTCGGCGGCAGCTCATTAACAAAACTGAAGAATTGGAATGgggtaaacaaaaaaccaaaaaccgagagaaaaaaaaatatataacagaaacagaaaataGAATCGTTTGAAAGTGTTTCCCAAATGTGCGGCATATTGGAGATATACGATTTCCAAGGAAATCCCGAGCACGTGAGAATGATTTGATAAATCAGTCTCGAATTTCATGTCATATTACCAGGTGCGGGATCAACAACATGAACACTCATAAAATGTGTACCAATGGAGTGGGAATGTGCCAGGAGTTATGCTTAACAGTTATTGTACGaattaaatagtaaaaatGTTAGAAGATAGGCAACGAACATCATAGGTTGTGGTCAGTATTGTGAGGGGGAAACTATCATTAGGAAATCATCAAGTTCATTATAAACGATACCCAACTCTTTAGCCCCACCGACCATCGTCGCACCATCGCTCGAGAAGTATAAAAAATCCCATTATAATCTCCGGTTTAGATCATTCGATTCAGATAGGTTTTCGGAACCCAAACCGACGCCTTGTTAGCTCTATTTCTCGGCCTTATCGCGATCCACAATCTTCACTCGGGCAACGAAAATTCAAAGGCCGGGAGAGTGGGAATATAATAGACAGTTCCGTTCGCCGCTGCCGATGCAGAACCgataaagatacagatacagatacagtacagatacagatacagataaagTTGAGGATTTTATTGTTCGATGGCGCACCTCACGCCCggccataaaaatgaatttggcCCGCCGATCCTTTTGTGGCACAAcaaagttgctgctgttgctgggcTCACCGATCTTCGATCTGGATTCCGATCTTGAGATCTTTGAATCTTGGCATCTTTGGAAATGGGTGAGGGAAAAGGGATGGATCGACCACGACCACAAAAGATGTCATCAAGTTGAATTGTCAACTCGGGCGACTTCGCCCTAATGGGATCGATTCGATCGATGCGAGTCGATGGAATCGAAAAGCATTAACTTTTATTGTCTACCTGGGGATATGGCCCTGATCGGCCATCTCTTTCCACATTTCTCTCAATCGGGGACCGCCCGCCGTTTGTGGCGGCAAATGAGATAATTTAATAAGCGTTAAAATGCCCGAGTTATGTCATTATAAAAATGAACGAACAAAAAATGCCAGGCATAAATTAATGCCGCTTGCTCTTCGCGGTCAGATCGCGGCATCTTGGGGGGATTccgaggagctggaggagctggaggagttGGAGGGACGCAAGGAGCAGAGCCAAAAGATTCGAGCCCAAAAATGGACATTTAACGAAGGTAGGCAATTGTTGATGTTGATTATATGGCCATGTCATGAGCTTCAAGCTCCAGGCATCGGCTCTTCGGGCCTGACAACTTGCCCAGGACGAGCAGCATCTACAGTGGAGCTTCGCGCACACAAACCCCTTATTTGAATGtaaaattttagttttcaaTTTCTATTTCTTGAAACCGAGAAGGGATTTCTAATGTTCTCCACTCGCAACTCAGCTCGACTTGCAGCTTTATTTTTAAGTGGCCAAGATAGTTGCTTGGATTTACTGAAAATATCTatgaaaatttttattttttttttagagtgcATCTATAATATGCGAAGTATGGGGCAAAAAACCAAGTTAGGCAAAAAATAACTTTGGAAGCGATCGTTGCGAGCCAGGCTACTGTACTcgcattgttgctgctgttgttgccgcaaaatatttgtacaatAGCCCAGGCCATACTAGATGGCTAGATGGCTAGCTGGCTAGATGGCTAGCTAGTGGCTAGATGCTAGATGGCTAGATGCTGCTGGATAGATGGCTAGATGGCTGACTAGTCAGCCGGTGACTGCGTGAGAGCCAAAGAGTCTCGCTGGAAAAGCCGCGCCCGTGCCTTCTAACTATTTATGGCAAACGAGTTGCGTTGGGAGTTTTCTTTTTGGAAGCggtgcaaaacaaaaacaaaaaaaaaaacaaacaaattgctaAGTAAAGTAAAGGAAAAAACGAGAAAATAAAAGCCATGAACAGcggtggaaaagtgaaattgtTTTCGGGTTGGAAGGTCCGCGGGTCAACGGCTCTTTGCATAAGCCAAATGAAAAATTGCCGCAAAACGGAAACTAATGATGTGATGCAGCGACCGCCTTAACCCCACAACCGCACCGCCGTGCCGCATTCCGCCCGCCCATCACCCCGGCCCCGTCTCTTAACCCCATTCCCGTTCGGTGGCAACCAGTTTGCCCCATGCCACACAGCAACTTCCAGTAAACcagcaactggcaactggcaactagCAACCGGCAACTAGCAACTGGCAAcaaggcagcagcaacatgcaacatgcagcatgcagcatgcagcagcaactggaaTTCAGACAGCACTCGCCTGATTATGTGAAAAATGTCACAGTGAAAATAGCCACAGAGTTCGTCACATTGcctcgaaataaaaaaaaatataacccattttgattttcaattgaGGCGTTAAATTATCCAAAACACTGCGAACATAAATTATGCCGAGCACACTGCTCACAATCGAGCTGAAGAAAATGACGATAGAAAGCGATTGTTGTTCAATTTTTGAttctttcggttttttttttttttagttttcgaCTTTATAACTTATCCCGGTAATTGGTCTATTAAGCCGTTGCGAATGCGGCACGTGCGCCCCCAATGGGACCCCTTCAAAGTGCTCgaataaatacttgaaataCATTGTACCGCCCGGCGGATTCGCCACGATAATATTATAAACccagaaacaaaaacagcaatagcaacaacttCAGGCGCCGTTCGGGCGATATAAAATagattgaaaataaaattaaaaaaaaaaaaaaatcaaataaaacaaagcaagCGAACTACACGAAAAAAGCATGGCacgcaaataaataaatgcaaaagtcaacgaaataaaaaaaaaaaaaaaataataaataaataaaaagaacaaGAATGTGGCCATTATCCGAAGTAGTGGACCAAGGAATAGGAATCCGATTTGGATTCGGAATAGGAATAGCAATGCGAATCATCGGCGGCGACAGacataaaaacgaaatataaATTGCGTAGCGCTGACCTTCATTTCGGGCCAAGTAATttttcataaacaatttaCGCGTTTcagtctatatatatatgtatatatatatatatatatatatatgcatatgtatgcatatatacgagtatatatgGCGGCTATAGAGAGCGGTGTTTGGGGGCATCACAACATCTTGTTCTGTGTGGCAGCTGCCATGGACGCTACGCATAATTATTCATGGGGCAAACAGATATAGCGTCGATCTATATGGACGATCTAACTGGTCAGATGTGAGCTAATCCCGATTTATGTTATCAAACAGAACGTTCGTTGTCGATGTCAAAATATTGAAACATTAGCTGCGAAATGGCGACAGCGGCACTTGGATACTGAAATATATCTAGTCAGATCTCGTAGGGATATGGATATATCTAGTGTGTGACAGCATTTGTTGGTATCGATATGGAATGGTTATGCTATGGACTTACCGTTTCGATCGCCGGGACAGGTCTTGCAGCATTTTCCGGGCAACGAGATGGGATCATCGCATTTGGCCGGCGGGCACTCGTTTTTGATATTGCGACACTGGACGCGTGCAACGATGCGCCGCTTCTTGGGTATCTGAAAcgaaagataaataaataaataaaaaacataatgaGATGGGAGcgatattaaaaaataaaatggctAACATTATGATGCGTAAAACAACTAATTGGCATTAGTGGTGCAGATTCCCAGGCCTGTCAGCTGCCACACTGATTTATGCCCCATTGGCCAGTGAATCTGGTCTAAATCGCAGACGTATCAAGCTAAGATCTCGaccaaaaatcgaaattatCGTGGATATAGCAATTCGACGTgttcgcctttttttttatataattatatttttatgaattcgCCAGAACACTTtggtggctgctgctgtttgtcTTTTTGATGTTCCCCCCATTGCTTTTCagttttctgtgttttttgtgttttgtttttattattaatttttattggtcgccagtgctgctgctgctgatgatgatgatgatgatgtagCCGCCGTGCTTAAAgttcaacagcagcaacatgttttaaataattttatgatGTGCTCATTTGCGACGCTTGCAGCcaacataaattataattaattaatttcaaagcTGACTTTTATGCAATGCACATTAAAAGTTAACCAAAGACGAAACAGCAGCATTCACACACATTTCGATTGCCAGTATATGCGCACTGGAGAAATCGCAGCTTGCGAGCAGACCATTTATCCACATAGTACATAAatgcatatataatataaatatatatatttagtagtatatatatatatatatatatatatctggcCCGTCTGGTCCATCGCAGactagcaacaacaactcacGCCCGCCCGGTGGCGTCAATTAATTTTCGTCTCCCGACCACGAATACGCATacgcatctgtatctgtatctgtatctgtaaatgtatctgtatctgtatctatatatctatatctatatggGACCTCATGTTTTTTACCCGGCGAGGACACGAgtgtgacatttttatgtgtCGCTTGGGAAAATTGCCCAGTATTGCCCTCGTTCCCCCCTTTTcgttatgtttttttttgcttttgctgctttttttttcttgttggTAGTGCAACATTTTGTTCGGCATTTTTGCGTAATTCAATCGAACATCCACGAAAATGCtgaatttgtttttcaatttggcaAGGTCCGTTGAATCCGTAGAATATTTGGCTGCGATTCGTAACAGATCGCGTAAAGAGCTCTAAAATCGATATTAATCATGCGTggaaatgccataaattagGCGAGCAACCcaatcattttcatttcgcatttttaGTGCCACTTTTCCTTGCGATTTTCCGCAGCTTGTAGCGAATGTCGACGATCATTAGTCAATTTTCTCAGCAAGATCACACGGAATTTCTTGGATTCGCGCATTTCAATTGGCATGTTTTAAGGATTACTTAATAGGCGCACTAAATATAAAGAATATATGCtacaataatatttaagaaaGTCTTCACTTACCGCCACACATTCACACTTGATGCAGTACATAACTCCGAAGGGTGGACCCAAATCCGCATACCAGGTGGACCCCAATTCGCGCAAAACTTTGCCAAACTGGCATTCGGTGACTGAAAGTAGAtggaaaaaacaaagcaaaaaataaatatctcaTTCTGTTCGGTTTCCTCAATTGCCATTTAAGATCTATGGGATTGTACGTATCTATATGtttactattatttttatttttttttcaggttGCTGGCGCCagtgcaattgcaattgcaattgacTCTATATAgatagtatacatatatgtacatatatgaacAGCCGATGCCTATTTATCATCAGTCCGGCGATGATGCAAAGCGGGtctaataattataaaattctAATGACAGACGCCCACAAAGAAGATGAAATCCAATGGGTGGATTGCCAATCGATCAGCAACTAATTAACTTCAATCGAGCTCCTCGCAGCTGGAAGCCCATCCTCGTACATACATTTGGTTTTCGGTTCAGGTTTTTCCATGCCGCTTCCTTGCGTTACccagatactcagatactaagatactcagatacaaAGATCCAATTCGGGTGGGCAGACCGATGCAATCAGAATTGCAGAACGTTTTCAGCCAAAAGCGGCGAAACGTACGTAcgaattgaaaaacaaaaaaaaaaaactggcgcCACATTCGCTGAGAGGCGTTGAGTCGCTTCCGGCAGCGTTTTCAATTACAAATGCAAGCGAATACACTGAGAAATATTTCGAGGAGTTTTCTATGGGAAAAAAAGCTAAGATATAACTAGCTAAGCTAAGAGATAACTAGTTTTATATACTATGCTTTCTTTCTTTAAGGAAATTATCATTTAAACCAgtttaattataaaactgaCATCGAATTAATTGCCGTGTAGTTAAGTGGATTAAGAAGAAGCGacgtctctctctctctctgggGCGCCAACAAGTGTCAAATTGTGGGATTAGATCGAAGAAATAGTGAAATATACGAACACGAGGAGCATCATCAGCATCCATCCACTTTGATAGTCTCAATTTCATTAGCAACATTTTTGGgattacgtttttttttttgttattttttgttaattggCTGCGTGCGAGCGGCAAAACTTTGCACAAAATGCCACAAATCGTATGCAAATCGAAAACGCGACGcgttattttattaatatatgtaCCTTCGCCGGTGTCGCGGTAAAATTATGCTAAAACTTTTGGCGCCActcataaaaaatgtaaacgaaacaaaaggaaaaagccgccgataaaaaaaaacacggcACAAACGAATCAAAATCGCTAACTTTCGTAGACGACGCATGGCAATGAGTTTTTGGTGTGTggggaaaattaatttgattaaaacaaAAGGTCGCGACAGAAACGCGCCAAAATCGCGCTGAAAACGCGCCGAAAACGCTGacatttcaaaaatgtatgTTACAAACTTCGCAAGTTAATAGGTTCTTTTTTTATGTTTCGCAAGTGCGTAGCATACGAAATAgaacatttttaaagtatATCTATATCAATCAAAGTAAGTAGcgagttgttttttttttttttttttcagtgtgtatccatccatccattcacCGCCGGTTGACACCTGTGGTTCCCCCGCGGTTATCGCGCACATCATTCACAAACGATTCCATATCTCTGCCATATGCTGTTGCCCTGATAATCGGCCAGCTCCTTCGGCTTTTTCACATTTACTCGCCAAATGGCTGTGGCTCAAGAGTAGTAAAAACTAAATAgacagcgaaaaaaaaggggggagcGACCATAAACTAATTAGCCATATTACACGTGATAGCTGGGGTatctttttcacttttatttttgtttttgctgcacCACCAGAACCGCCTGAACCGCCTGAACCACCAGAACCGCCTGAACCGCCTGAACCACCTGAACCACTGAGAGTAGCCAAGAGAAGAAgcaaaccgaaaccgaaaagcAGCGAATAACCACCGAATCTGGTGACGGCGCcatggcgtatacgtgataAGTGGCGCTAACGACGCGCGACGTTTatcaattttttgttgttgcccccTTGTCATTGGCGCCAGTTTTATTTGCGTgcgaaacaatttaaatacaacaaGAACGCATCAGCGAAACAATGAATATAAGCAACGAGCGCAATAGATTTataagtataagtatatagAAGGCGATAATGCCCAGGCAAATTCATTAATCGAACTGCAAGTCTTGATCTCGCCCTGTCACACATTTCCCAGAAAGTGTCTCGCATAacaatcaaattaattaaatagaaatttcatttaattgtgGACAAACAAATTCGAATTTGAGCTACCCGCGATATGATAAGTTGCTAgaaccgaaaacaaaaaaagccAGAGAACCAAACAAATAGAGCCCAAATGACAATTGGGCCTAAAGAAAGGTGTGATTACGACTATTTGTTGAGCAAACAGCGTAATTGggaaaaatgccataaaatgttaattatgTGGAAAAGGTGGAAAAAGTGGCCCAATCTTTTGTGGGGCCCATCTTTGGCGCTATCACGTTCTCCTGACTGACACTCCACTTCCTGTTTTGCCGCTCAgctgttgtgtgtgtgtgtgttgccacAATTTGTCTAGACATTTGATGTATGACCGcgaaataataacaacaaaaaaaaaaaaaaatatacaaaaaattaataaaaataattgtgcAAAATTTCGCtacttgtttgtttgcccatgCACTTAACAGCGAACCGAATTCAATTTTCGGCTATGGGCGAATTAATTCCCGATCGTTTCCATTTGATTGACAAGCTGATTGGGAATAACATCGAAATTTTCGTgccatatacaatatatatatacatacatatatatcatatatccGTGTAAAATATTCtgtgcaaaaatgtttgcgAAATTGCAGCGTGGgcgaaacaacaacagcaacacgagCATTCCACAagctttatttttaagtttgaTTTAAGACGAAATGTCTAGAAATAAATTTGCCAACTTGTTCGCTCTTCGCCACGTCTCTTCATGCGGATTATTGAccattttctcgcagtgcaatGCACTCACAGCGAGATGTGCAACAAATTATGCTGCATGAACGGCAAAAAGTCACAACATGAAAGTGTCTGGGCAAACATTTGTGGCATACGAGTCATTAGCAaacaaatgttaaaaataCTAAAGACATTCTCGCTGGCAGCACTTGCAGTTGCCAGGCGACAATAAATTTGCCTAACTAATTGAAATTGGTAAGAAATTAAGAGTGGCAAATATTGCAGTTACTAACTAAGATCAgcttaattaattagttttagggcagttaaaaatatatatatataatatagttaGAGCTTCCTTTTCGACCAATTTGTGTGGTGCGCCATTGCATCTTGCGGCATTAAGACAACAAACTAATGGTCTgcaattcctttttttttttttgtgtggttCTGCAATGTGCTAATTACAGTCGAAAGAAAACAGGACCAACGAAAAAGGCCTAACAATGCATTTGGAAGGGGGGTGGTGGCGAGGGGCGTGGCTGTGAGTTGTGTAGTCGCTTTTTggtggccaaaaaggaaaatggacCAAAAGATTTTCGCCTGTTGCCAAATGCGTTGCAGTCGACGCCGCTGACTCACATGACGCAGAACCAGCGGCGTCGAATTGTCGGCTATTTTTTgtagacacacacacacacacacatctgaatatatatacatatgtacatatgccttatgtacaatacatataGCTGGGTATATGCAGGGACAGAGCGAAGTGCCTTTGAAAATTTTGGCGCTCGTACGCGCTTTTAATTGAGTTAAAAGATCAGCACAGATCGGTGCATATAGCTTTTGGCGCGATATATAGACCAGGCCGAATCTGTTTTCATTTATCTATAGCacgcatatgtacatacgtacacacatgcatacatacatatatgtatgtatgtttgttgcttcatatacatatatatttatttatttattcccCCCTCCATGCTATTTTCTGCTCTTGtttaatgttatttttattttgcgccTTAATTAATTGTGGCAAAATAATTAGCGCAAATGTTAAAGCTCAACGCTGGCCATCATAAAATTCAATGAAAAGCGGCCAGCAcattaagtaaataaatgttgataaaattttctctttcattcatttttttttttttttggttttttcttttgggaGGGAAAAGGATGTGGTTTTTGGAAAACTTATGATTGCACTTTTCGAACTCTTCAAATTTGACAGCTACGAGTGTTGAACTGTCAATCAGTCCATTGGTCAATCAATCGATCAATCAATCGGTCGGTATGATTGAAATGAGTTAGAGGCGgcgaacaacaaaaaaacggGGCGataaaactaaatgaaatatttgtttaaatggtTCGCCAGCGCgacttgtttgttttataagcaattaaattatttaagtgCTAAGCAAACAGAGTCAAAATGCCTTTACTGtactctcttttttttcgattttttttatttttttttttggggacaCGCCAGTTCTAATGAAGATTTCTAATGGTTGATTAAGTGCGTCGCTCGAAGAcgatgcactgcgagaaataaGAATTAGCACATTTTAGTTTATAGGCTTTTTGATATTTGGATGCTAGATAATCGAGGAAAGTTCTTAGTCACAGGTATTGTTCAATGGGCACACATTTATGTCAAACTGCAGCTCATTTTTCCCAAGTGTAGCACGAATGGGTGGGTcagggggggagggggcggTCTGGAGGGGAGCCTTGTCGTCATTGCTTGTGGTCGCTGATAATTTATGACAGCCgcggagagagagagagagagagagagggcaaGCAAACATCGGCTGGCGGTGGcaacaaagcaaacaataacaaaaccaAACCGATGGGCAAACATGACCATCACACAACACCCCCCTCCTCCAACCACCCAGGTGTGACACCCACCCACCGCCACACAACACCATCGACCCCCCCTCCCCTCCCCACTACCACGATTGCTCCAAGAGGAGGAGGAAAAACAAAGTTCAAAAGTGAAAAAGCCGCTGCGAAACGCCCCAAAAAGCC
The DNA window shown above is from Drosophila melanogaster chromosome X and carries:
- the sog gene encoding short gastrulation, isoform E, with product MANKLRKSNAIEWATATGTVPLLERSCCHSEDAALEPQASKTSHREQAPILRHLSQLSHLLIIAGLLIVCLAGVTEGRRHAPLMFEESDTGRRSNRPAVTECQFGKVLRELGSTWYADLGPPFGVMYCIKCECVAIPKKRRIVARVQCRNIKNECPPAKCDDPISLPGKCCKTCPGDRNDTDVALDVPVPNEEEERNMKHYAALLTGRTSYFLKGEEMKSMYTTYNPQNVVATARFLFHKKNLYYSFYTSSRIGRPRAIQFVDDAGVILEEHQLETTLAGTLSVYQNATGKICGVWRRVPRDYKRILRDDRLHVVLLWGNKQQAELALAGKVAKYTALQTELFSSLLEAPLPDGKTDPQLAGAGGTAIVSTSSGAASSMHLTLVFNGVFGAEEYADAALSVKIELAERKEVIFDEIPRVRKPSAEINVLELSSPISIQNLRLMSRGKLLLTVESKKYPHLRIQGHIVTRASCEIFQTLLAPHSAESSTKSSGLAWVYLNTDGSLAYNIETEHVNTRDRPNISLIEEQGKRKAKLEDLTPSFNFNQAIGSVEKLGPKVLESLYAGELGVNVATEHETSLIRGRLVPRPVADARDSAEPILLKRQEHTDAQNPHAVGMAWMSIDNECNLHYEVTLNGVPAQDLQLYLEEKPIEAIGAPVTRKLLEEFNGSYLEGFFLSMPSAELIKLEMSVCYLEVHSKHSKQLLLRGKLKSTKVPGHCFPVYTDNNVPVPGDHNDNHLVNGETKCFHSGRFYNESEQWRSAQDSCQMCACLRGQSSCEVIKCPALKCKSTEQLLQRDGECCPSCVPKKEAADYSAQSSPATNATDLLQQRRGCRLGEQFHPAGASWHPFLPPNGFDTCTTCSCDPLTLEIRCPRLVCPPLQCSEKLAYRPDKKACCKICPEGKQSSSNGHKTTPNNPNVLQDQAMQRSPSHSAEEVLANGGCKVVNKVYENGQEWHPILMSHGEQKCIKCRCKDSKVNCDRKRCSRSTCQQQTRVTSKRRLFEKPDAAAPAIDECCSTQCRRSRRHHKRQPHHQQRSSS